From a single Paenibacillus sp. FSL W8-0426 genomic region:
- a CDS encoding DnaJ domain-containing protein has protein sequence MKNYYAVLEVDKGASAEEIKKAYRRLAKKYHPDVNQGDPKAEERFKLVHEAYSTLGNPELRAAYDRQPDPASQGSGKGRSSAHADARQGSSARTHQDMKDPGQFWGDPSRMQQQFEQFFGYRSKGKDAANGSKTGAKDPTDMSAMFERYFGVRKK, from the coding sequence ATGAAAAATTATTATGCGGTGCTTGAGGTGGACAAAGGCGCTTCGGCGGAAGAAATCAAAAAAGCGTACCGAAGGCTGGCCAAAAAGTACCATCCTGACGTCAATCAAGGCGACCCCAAAGCAGAGGAACGCTTCAAGCTGGTGCATGAAGCCTATAGCACGCTGGGGAACCCGGAGTTGAGAGCCGCGTATGACAGGCAGCCTGATCCTGCATCGCAAGGTAGCGGTAAAGGTCGTTCGTCAGCGCATGCTGATGCACGGCAGGGTAGCTCGGCCCGAACCCATCAGGACATGAAAGACCCTGGTCAGTTCTGGGGAGACCCGTCACGGATGCAACAACAATTCGAGCAATTTTTCGGCTATCGTTCCAAGGGCAAGGATGCTGCGAACGGGAGTAAAACAGGGGCCAAAGATCCAACGGACATGTCCGCCATGTTTGAGCGTTATTTCGGAGTGCGAAAAAAGTAG
- a CDS encoding membrane-associated protease 1, producing the protein MGFVLKVEGAETIELGMDNIRTVAYDTDTPDDSNARSTDVGATLRISGKIITATDGDNADDTMKLALWSLVPAEKADCYRKVTLEVIAADQVVRKIYFPNAFVVDYNERFGDTEGVGEFSLFIKQKKDKTEFTKIEGGFPV; encoded by the coding sequence ATGGGTTTTGTATTGAAAGTGGAAGGCGCAGAAACAATCGAGCTGGGAATGGATAACATCCGCACGGTCGCTTACGACACGGATACACCGGATGACTCCAACGCAAGATCCACGGATGTGGGCGCAACATTGCGTATCAGCGGCAAAATCATCACCGCAACGGACGGCGACAATGCCGACGACACGATGAAGCTTGCGCTGTGGTCCCTCGTTCCTGCCGAGAAGGCGGATTGCTACCGCAAAGTGACGCTGGAAGTTATTGCAGCGGATCAAGTGGTACGCAAAATTTACTTCCCGAACGCATTCGTCGTGGATTACAACGAACGTTTCGGTGATACCGAAGGGGTTGGTGAATTCAGCCTGTTCATCAAACAGAAGAAAGACAAAACTGAATTCACCAAAATTGAAGGCGGCTTCCCGGTTTAA